One genomic segment of Synchiropus splendidus isolate RoL2022-P1 chromosome 16, RoL_Sspl_1.0, whole genome shotgun sequence includes these proteins:
- the eapp gene encoding E2F-associated phosphoprotein — MNTIDEGDQHDSYELEEDSDEDRGASSSEDELDVLLNGTPDQKRKLIREYLTGESESSSGDDFEKEMEAELSSTIKTMEGSWRPAVAAEASTAAGASHMYDKVYFDSDSDEEEAAASSSQQTGRRRIPTNDELLYDPDQDDRDQAWVDARRNRYANRKRPSTSSSCSRKRQTAGSSSSDAVLNCPACMTTLCLDCQRHEKYRTQYRAMFVMNCTIKKEEVLRYQTKKDRRARSQKKKSQRSPGASEPTPAGMSSDEVYHPVQCSECSTEVAVLDKDEVFHFFNILASHC; from the exons ATGAATACGATCGACGAAGGCGATCAGCATGATTCgtatgagctggaggaggacagcgacgAGGACAGAGGCGCCAGCAG TTCTGAGGACGAGCTGGACGTGCTGCTGAACGGGACTCCGGACCAGAAAAGGAAGTTGATCAGGGAATACCTGACTGGGGAGAGCGAGTCTTCCAGCGGCGATGACTTCGAGAAGGAGATGGAGGCCGAGCTGAGCAGCACCATCAAGACCATGGAGGGCTCGTGGCGCCCCGCAGTGGCAG CCGAGGCTTCCACCGCAGCAGGAGCGTCACACATGTACGATAAGGTTTACTTTGATTCAGACTCGGAcgaagaagaagctgcag CTTCCAGTAGTCAGCAAACCGGACGGCGCAGGATTCCCACCAACGACGAGCTGCTCTACGACCCGGACCAGGACGATCGGGACCAGGCGTGGGTGGACGCTCGCCGCAACCG GTACGCAAACAGGAAACGGCCGTCCACTTCGTCGTCTTGCTCGCGGAAGCGCCAGACTGCGGGTTCTTCCAGCAGCGATGCTGTGCTGAACTGCCCGGCCTGTATGACCACGCTGTGTCTGGACTGTCAGAG GCATGAGAAGTACCGCACTCAGTACCGGGCCATGTTTGTCATGAACTGCACCATAAAGAAGGAGGAAGTTCTGCGCTACCAAACCAAGAAGGACAGAAGAGCCCGgagccagaagaagaagagccagAGGTCGCCGGGGGCGAGTGAGCCCACACCTGCCGGCATGAGCTCTGATGAAGTCTACCACCCGGTGCAGTGCTCGGAGTGCTCCACAGAGGTCGCAGTGCTGGACAAAGATGAGGTCTTTCACTTTTTTAACATCCTGGCCAGCCACTGCTGA
- the sptssa gene encoding serine palmitoyltransferase small subunit A, with protein sequence MALSECWKQLSWFYYQYLLVTALYMLEPWERTVFNSLLVSVAAMAVYTGYVFMPQHIMAILHYFEVIQ encoded by the exons ATGGCGCTGAGCGAGTGTTGGAAGCAGCTCTCCTGGTTCTACTACCAGTACCTGCTGGTCACGGCGCTCTACATGCTGGAGCCCTGGGAGCGGACCGTCTTCA ACTCGCTCCTGGTCTCCGTGGCGGCCATGGCGGTCTACACTGGCTACGTCTTCATGCCGCAGCACATCATGGCCATCCTGCACTACTTTGAGGTCATCCAGTGA